In Oncorhynchus mykiss isolate Arlee chromosome 1, USDA_OmykA_1.1, whole genome shotgun sequence, the following proteins share a genomic window:
- the LOC110523376 gene encoding acylglycerol kinase, mitochondrial, translating into MARVVKVFGTLRNHWKKSTVAACALSYGGHWLYGKHCDNLLRKEACLVAREYGRQQISPQEQLRKATVILNPAACSGKANTLFEKNAAPILHLAGVEVTLVKTDYEGQAKKLMELMEQTDMLIVAGGDGTLQEVITGLLRRADQESFSKTPIGFIPLGSHNSLSESLHILSDNQVKHITSATLSILQGETVPLDVLQIKGEKDQPVFALIGLRWGAFRDVAATIKKYWYLGPLKTKAAHWFSTLREWPQVREASVSYLAPTLRPPDLPEQKPQRPHLMYRIAHRLKNYWYPPIPEPPKAEEPERWTERMLSTLELSIHTQNKNPVQTRTDDSLLVCVEPDSFSVGEFITVGEKKMEDATAFTRKSLKLEASACQLNLPEEGAGFYNIDNEEYEAMSVEVTLLPRKLHFFCSAERREQLLTQVQ; encoded by the exons ATGGCTCGGGTTGTGAAGGTGTTTGGGACTCTGCGGAATCATTGGAAGAAGTCCACAGTCGCTGCGTGTGCCCTGTCATACGGTGGACACTGGTTGTATGGTAAACACTG TGATAATCTGCTGCGAAAAGAAGCTTGTCTGGTGGCCAGG GAATATGGACGTCAGCAGATTTCACCACAGGAGCAGCTGAGGAAAGCCACTGTCATCCTAAACCCAGCAGCTTGTAGTGG GAAAGCCAATACTTTATTTGAGAAGAATGCTGCCCCTATATTACACCTGGCTGGTGTGGAAGTGACACTAGTAAAG ACAGACTATGAGGGCCAGGCGAAGAAATTGATGGAGCTGATGGAGCAAACAGACATGCTGATTGTGGCTGGAGGGGATGGCACTCTACAAGAGGTTATCACTGGTCTGCTGCGGAGGGCTGATCAA GAGTCATTCAGTAAAACTCCCATAGGATTCATCCCTCTGGGTTCCCACAATTCCCTGAGTGAGAGTCTGCACATCCTCAGTGACAATCAGGTGAA ACACATCACATCGGCGACACTGTCCATCTTGCAAGGAGAAACGGTACCCCTGGATGTGCTGCAGATCAAG GGAGAGAAAGACCAGCCAGTGTTTGCCCTAATTGGTCTACGGTGGGGGGCCTTCAGAGATGTGGCTGCCACCATCAAAAA ATATTGGTACCTTGGCCCCTTGAAGACAAAAGCAGCTCATTGGTTTAGTACATTACGG GAGTGGCCCCAGGTTCGTGAGGCCTCTGTGTCCTACCTGGCACCCACGCTTCGCCCCCCTGACCTGCCTGAACAGAAGCCCCAGCGCCCCCACCTAATGTACCGAATCGCCCACAGACTGAAAAATTACTGGTACCCACCTATTCCAG AGCCTCCAAAAGCGGAGGAGCCAGAGAGATGGACTGAGAGGATGTTGTCTACTTTAGAGCTGTCGATCCACACGCAGAACAAAAACCCTGTCCAGACg CGTACAGACGACTCCCTGCTGGTGTGTGTGGAGCCAGACTCCTTCAGTGTGGGAGAGTTCATCACTGTTGG agagaaaaaaatggagGATGCAACTGCATTCACAAgaaaatcactgaaactggaggCCAGTGCATGTCAACTCAATCTGCCCGAG GAAGGCGCTGGCTTCTACAACATTGACAATGAGGAGTACGAGGCCATGTCAGTGGAGGTGACGCTGTTGCCACGGAAACTGCACTTCTTCTGCAGCGCAGAGCGCAGAGAGCAGCTCCTCACACAGGTCCAGTGA